From Vibrio tritonius, the proteins below share one genomic window:
- a CDS encoding IS110 family RNA-guided transposase gives MNTHSHQNINVGVDTGKTKLDIYIRPLDIFFTVSNDEKGIQEAVQTIKKYHPDRIIVEATGRLEMPFILACSKANLPFVIANPVHIKRFAGAIGRRAKTDKLDAHLIAYFGEAVQPKLTKLRPEIMRFMSELVTRRHQIMSMQTMEKNRIQQMPKSLASTITPILNIFEEQIEKIETLISLLIENVPAYKEKSDLLQSVPGIGKICAASIISNVPELGFINNKQAASLIGVAPMNRESGLYKGKRFIQGGHSQVRTVLYMAMMSALQSNPVIKATYQHLLAVGKPKKVAIIACIRKMVVILNSMLRDGAKWDPKLA, from the coding sequence ATGAATACACACTCACATCAAAACATTAATGTCGGTGTTGATACCGGCAAAACAAAACTTGATATTTACATCCGTCCTCTCGACATCTTCTTTACCGTTTCAAACGATGAAAAAGGCATTCAAGAAGCTGTCCAGACCATTAAAAAATACCATCCAGATCGTATTATTGTTGAAGCAACTGGACGACTAGAAATGCCATTTATTTTGGCCTGTTCAAAAGCCAACTTACCGTTTGTTATAGCGAATCCAGTTCATATCAAAAGGTTTGCTGGAGCCATCGGTAGAAGGGCTAAAACAGATAAACTCGATGCCCATTTAATTGCCTATTTTGGTGAGGCTGTTCAGCCAAAATTGACAAAGCTAAGACCTGAAATCATGCGATTTATGAGTGAGTTAGTCACTAGACGACATCAAATCATGTCAATGCAAACCATGGAGAAAAATCGCATTCAGCAGATGCCAAAATCATTAGCATCAACCATCACTCCAATACTTAACATCTTCGAAGAACAGATCGAAAAGATAGAAACGCTCATCTCACTACTCATTGAAAACGTACCTGCGTATAAAGAGAAAAGTGACCTATTACAAAGCGTTCCCGGAATCGGAAAAATCTGTGCTGCATCAATCATCAGTAACGTCCCTGAACTTGGTTTTATTAATAATAAACAAGCTGCTTCTTTAATCGGTGTAGCACCAATGAACCGTGAGAGTGGTTTGTACAAAGGCAAACGTTTTATACAGGGTGGGCACTCACAAGTTCGAACCGTTTTATACATGGCTATGATGTCAGCCTTGCAATCAAATCCGGTTATCAAAGCTACTTATCAGCACCTTCTGGCTGTTGGGAAACCAAAGAAAGTTGCCATTATTGCGTGCATAAGAAAGATGGTTGTTATCCTAAATTCGATGCTAAGAGATGGTGCCAAATGGGATCCCAAATTGGCCTAA
- a CDS encoding CueP family metal-binding protein, whose protein sequence is MKSFYWLTALFLFASTSTYANDAEEFATLSPEQALIKANEWYGTNKASVQVFPDKIVGKFPQNEVSIPITSKHLISIAPYLKHTHPCTFHVPTGCTGELRNVSLHITVRHVNSDKLVFDKEVTTGKNGFADIWLPKSANQYKINIQYQGKTAIADVSTQNNAPTCITTMQLI, encoded by the coding sequence ATGAAGTCATTTTACTGGCTAACCGCCCTCTTTCTTTTTGCTAGCACATCAACTTATGCCAATGATGCCGAAGAGTTTGCAACTCTGTCGCCAGAGCAGGCCCTAATTAAGGCGAACGAATGGTACGGCACAAATAAAGCAAGTGTACAGGTATTCCCGGATAAAATTGTGGGTAAATTCCCGCAAAATGAGGTCTCGATTCCTATTACGAGCAAACATCTCATTTCCATTGCGCCTTATCTAAAGCACACGCATCCTTGTACATTTCATGTTCCGACTGGGTGTACTGGAGAGTTACGCAACGTATCACTCCACATCACCGTTCGTCATGTTAATTCGGATAAGTTGGTCTTCGATAAAGAGGTAACAACAGGAAAAAACGGATTCGCAGATATCTGGCTCCCAAAATCAGCTAACCAATATAAAATCAATATTCAATACCAAGGGAAAACAGCCATAGCTGACGTTTCAACGCAAAACAACGCCCCAACCTGCATCACCACTATGCAGCTAATTTAA
- a CDS encoding DVUA0089 family protein, which translates to MIRLILVCICFISSLAQASYITTGTLHQTAVGTTIDYWYFYLESDDVVTINLRSFNNSGWFWRSTVALDSVFNLYSYDGNLNASDRIATNDDSSRSRNNDAYSDGSTISQDSYLSTYLTAGAYVLLVSDYNINEYLTDFDILTGINIGDNLPNFQTYANYALTWSENVGFSDDDAGDNSDDTGHTDVPEPPTLSLFLIGLLGLYQVRNKLKWRA; encoded by the coding sequence GTGATTCGTTTAATTCTGGTTTGTATCTGTTTTATATCCAGCCTAGCCCAAGCAAGCTATATCACAACAGGTACTCTACACCAAACCGCTGTCGGTACAACCATTGACTATTGGTATTTTTATCTTGAATCAGATGACGTTGTTACCATCAATTTAAGAAGTTTCAATAATTCAGGGTGGTTTTGGCGCAGCACAGTCGCATTAGATTCCGTATTTAATCTCTATTCTTACGATGGGAACCTTAACGCCTCTGACCGCATTGCCACCAATGACGATTCTAGTCGTTCTCGTAATAACGACGCCTACAGCGATGGCAGCACCATCTCTCAGGACTCGTACCTATCAACTTACCTAACCGCAGGTGCTTATGTGCTTCTGGTTAGTGATTACAATATAAACGAGTACCTAACTGACTTCGATATTTTAACTGGGATAAATATTGGCGACAATTTACCGAACTTTCAAACCTATGCAAACTACGCGCTAACATGGAGCGAGAATGTTGGTTTTAGTGACGACGATGCTGGAGATAACAGTGACGATACGGGTCACACCGATGTACCAGAGCCGCCTACCCTGTCGCTATTTTTGATTGGCTTACTGGGGCTTTACCAAGTAAGAAATAAACTAAAGTGGCGAGCTTAA
- a CDS encoding glutathione S-transferase family protein — translation MYQLYYSPRNASAAVHWLLHALDVPYELIRIDRKQQQHKSAEYLELNPSGRIPTLLIDGKPLTETAAILVTLCERHPQKMYMPTIDQNDRTHFWQWMMYLTNTLQNELMIYFYPHTNDPHGIDAIKQAQAIRLDEILALIDRELSQHSYLVGNALTACDFFLFLLGYWSLALPNPLPNYPNLHRYLRLMAQHPSIVATNEIEQFDLACDELK, via the coding sequence ATGTACCAGCTATATTATTCACCTCGTAACGCCAGTGCTGCAGTGCACTGGTTACTGCACGCTCTCGATGTTCCTTATGAATTAATTCGAATAGATCGTAAGCAGCAACAACATAAATCCGCCGAGTATTTAGAGCTTAATCCATCAGGGAGAATTCCTACTCTTTTGATCGACGGTAAGCCATTAACAGAAACCGCTGCTATTTTAGTGACCTTGTGCGAACGCCACCCACAGAAGATGTACATGCCAACCATAGACCAAAATGACCGAACTCACTTTTGGCAATGGATGATGTACTTAACCAATACATTGCAAAATGAGTTGATGATTTATTTTTATCCGCACACTAACGACCCACATGGAATTGATGCGATAAAACAGGCACAAGCAATACGGTTAGACGAGATTCTCGCACTCATCGACCGTGAACTGAGTCAACATAGCTATCTTGTGGGAAACGCTCTTACAGCATGTGACTTTTTTCTTTTCCTGCTTGGCTATTGGTCTTTAGCGTTACCTAACCCACTGCCAAATTACCCCAATTTGCACCGCTATCTCCGATTGATGGCTCAACACCCTAGCATCGTTGCGACAAATGAAATTGAACAATTTGATTTGGCGTGTGACGAACTAAAGTAA
- the yjeH gene encoding L-methionine/branched-chain amino acid transporter, whose amino-acid sequence MNQLKKEITLLSGVGQLSTTLMGTGLFMIPAVAAGIAGNYTLWAWIALFIAICPIALTFATLGKHYPSAGGTAYFVRQAFNSRMENAVAWLFVSIIPVGIPPAVKLASGFLQPLLPDAINSPLFAQTFTLALLLAVNLSGSKSSGRIQTVIAISIFALIGAFLWKGNIGWQDTQMPLMQSEQWLPISLALGVMFWCFVGIEAFAHMGEEFKNPQRDFPIAILVGCFVAGATYFACTVVVLKFHAYGSESFDSGSIPWLSAQLFGPRLASVISLIGFFACFASINLYTQSLARMVWAQARQHRPNSPLATLSERGVPKRATLLVFGVLLASCWLGELTNMELPVFLTLANSVFVMIYLLAMLSATRLLHGKGKALAYIALLLCVLVFVCLGWAMLYALMILLIFMQPWKRASTINRTLPTADESH is encoded by the coding sequence GTGAACCAACTAAAGAAAGAGATCACCCTACTCTCTGGCGTGGGGCAGCTTTCCACTACCCTAATGGGAACAGGGCTGTTTATGATCCCTGCCGTGGCGGCAGGGATTGCGGGCAATTATACCTTATGGGCGTGGATTGCCCTGTTTATCGCTATTTGCCCAATAGCGCTGACTTTTGCCACCCTAGGAAAGCACTATCCCAGCGCGGGAGGTACAGCTTACTTTGTACGCCAAGCATTTAATAGCCGGATGGAAAATGCTGTCGCATGGTTATTTGTTAGCATTATACCGGTTGGAATCCCTCCGGCTGTAAAACTGGCGAGTGGCTTTTTGCAGCCTCTACTGCCAGATGCAATCAATTCGCCTTTATTTGCACAAACATTTACCCTTGCTCTATTACTGGCGGTGAACCTTTCCGGCAGCAAATCATCGGGTCGAATTCAAACTGTTATCGCAATTAGCATCTTTGCGTTAATAGGGGCTTTTCTGTGGAAGGGCAATATCGGTTGGCAAGATACCCAAATGCCATTAATGCAAAGCGAACAATGGTTGCCTATTTCGTTGGCATTAGGAGTGATGTTTTGGTGCTTTGTTGGAATAGAAGCCTTTGCTCATATGGGCGAAGAGTTTAAAAACCCGCAACGCGATTTTCCTATCGCTATTTTGGTTGGCTGCTTTGTGGCTGGCGCTACCTACTTTGCCTGCACCGTCGTGGTATTAAAATTCCATGCTTATGGCAGCGAAAGCTTTGATAGCGGGTCGATACCGTGGCTAAGTGCGCAACTGTTTGGCCCTCGCCTTGCCTCGGTCATCAGTTTAATTGGCTTTTTCGCCTGCTTCGCCAGTATCAACCTTTACACCCAAAGCTTGGCGCGCATGGTGTGGGCACAGGCGAGACAACATCGTCCAAATTCCCCCTTGGCGACACTCAGTGAGCGAGGCGTACCAAAACGCGCGACGTTATTGGTGTTTGGCGTGCTACTCGCGTCTTGCTGGTTAGGCGAACTGACCAACATGGAACTGCCCGTGTTCCTTACCCTAGCCAACAGTGTTTTCGTCATGATTTATCTTTTGGCGATGCTATCGGCAACGCGACTTCTTCACGGCAAAGGCAAGGCATTGGCTTACATCGCATTATTACTGTGTGTATTGGTGTTCGTCTGTTTGGGCTGGGCAATGCTTTATGCCCTCATGATACTGCTGATTTTTATGCAGCCTTGGAAGCGAGCGTCCACGATAAATAGAACACTTCCCACTGCGGATGAGAGCCATTAA
- a CDS encoding P-loop NTPase family protein, with translation MEFRNSKEIAFDLFNANSLIAVLLILVHQSLIAFSVYSSVQIVYALDHYGFDSAEFRLWLLSYVSCMTLPHGIAYFSDVYEERWLCSCFDLFWDSAAKKYQQCTERTQRDKVLGAFVTQGKESITSYVRYCLESWATFLNFFLSLLVISFKLDYRFIFTVMISMLLVGIVQHWVSRTMEHLAIERTQAGANVTNELASIHDNVHNGSPVNYQSFLSTKRVKVTRYLTARMSEAKYKYKVYFIISMCSLLPTISFMVWMLANHEVSDSIKFALVINLTRIFYLLNSATGLITIVISFPNMKGQIKLLEVFSRPVEKHLFEHSRVSIIDESVAQVESQEKLLHANHGLYSVRGPNGSGKTTFLMSLREQTGAYYFNPRYRLSWPWGGDEQQADLSDGQYSQACLEWLINETTDNLLLDEWDAFLDSTNTNYIESLIKHSQHQRKIVQVRQ, from the coding sequence ATGGAATTTCGAAATTCAAAAGAGATAGCGTTTGATCTTTTCAACGCTAACTCGCTCATAGCTGTACTTTTGATTCTAGTGCATCAATCTCTGATTGCCTTTTCTGTTTATTCATCGGTTCAAATCGTTTATGCATTAGACCATTATGGCTTCGATAGCGCAGAGTTCCGGCTATGGCTGCTATCTTACGTTTCCTGTATGACGCTTCCTCATGGGATTGCCTATTTTTCTGACGTTTATGAAGAGCGTTGGTTGTGCTCTTGTTTCGACCTATTCTGGGATTCTGCGGCGAAAAAGTACCAGCAATGCACAGAGCGAACTCAACGTGACAAGGTGCTTGGAGCGTTCGTCACTCAGGGTAAAGAATCGATAACGAGTTATGTGAGATATTGTCTTGAAAGTTGGGCAACGTTTTTGAACTTCTTTTTAAGCCTGCTTGTTATCAGCTTTAAGCTGGATTATCGCTTTATATTTACGGTCATGATCAGCATGTTGTTGGTAGGTATTGTTCAGCATTGGGTTTCTCGAACAATGGAACACTTAGCAATAGAGCGCACGCAAGCTGGGGCGAATGTGACGAATGAGTTAGCGAGCATTCATGACAATGTTCACAACGGTTCACCTGTTAATTACCAAAGCTTTTTATCTACTAAGAGGGTAAAGGTTACAAGGTATTTAACAGCGAGAATGTCTGAAGCCAAATATAAATACAAAGTCTATTTTATTATCTCCATGTGTTCTTTGCTTCCCACCATTAGTTTTATGGTGTGGATGCTAGCGAATCATGAAGTGAGTGATTCAATAAAGTTTGCCTTGGTTATCAATCTAACGAGAATTTTTTATTTGTTGAACTCTGCAACGGGCCTAATCACAATTGTGATTTCTTTCCCCAATATGAAAGGGCAAATAAAGTTGTTAGAGGTATTTTCGCGACCTGTAGAGAAACACTTGTTTGAGCATAGCCGGGTTTCAATTATTGACGAAAGCGTTGCTCAGGTAGAGAGCCAAGAAAAGTTACTTCATGCCAATCACGGGCTTTATTCTGTTCGGGGGCCGAATGGGTCGGGAAAAACCACATTTCTTATGTCGCTTCGAGAACAAACGGGAGCCTATTATTTTAATCCTAGATACCGTTTATCTTGGCCTTGGGGGGGAGATGAACAGCAAGCCGACCTGTCGGATGGCCAATATTCACAAGCGTGTTTAGAGTGGCTTATCAACGAAACTACCGATAATTTGCTGTTAGATGAATGGGATGCGTTTTTAGATTCTACCAATACCAACTACATTGAGAGCTTGATTAAGCATAGCCAGCATCAGAGAAAAATAGTGCAAGTACGGCAATAA
- a CDS encoding DUF3024 domain-containing protein: MAFSEFEQKRYEKIVGQYIDARRPEPSARKDFDLGFRISGQSVEIFEIRPHFQDRSNIIETPVAKATYVRTKDTWSIFWMRADLKWHSYEPDSSVKTLDDVIKVIDKDEFCCFWG, from the coding sequence ATGGCATTTTCCGAATTCGAACAAAAGCGTTATGAGAAAATAGTGGGTCAATATATTGATGCAAGAAGACCTGAACCGAGTGCCAGAAAGGATTTCGACCTTGGCTTTAGGATCTCTGGTCAAAGTGTAGAAATTTTCGAGATTCGCCCTCACTTTCAAGACCGTTCTAACATCATCGAAACTCCAGTAGCAAAAGCAACATACGTTAGGACAAAGGATACATGGAGTATTTTCTGGATGAGAGCAGATTTAAAGTGGCATAGCTACGAGCCAGATTCGTCGGTTAAAACGCTGGATGATGTGATTAAGGTGATCGATAAAGACGAATTCTGCTGTTTTTGGGGGTAG
- a CDS encoding HAD-IA family hydrolase, whose product MTTTLRFKAGLFDLDGTLIDSMGAVKRSWTLLAKRNGLDAEHVMSVIHGRPARESLSLLMPDKDEAYLDSEMAWLEDLESRDTEGTVALDGSVAFLEQLNALGVPWGIVTSGTYPVASARIRAAGIPMPELLITAEKITCGKPDPEPYLLGASSLGIAIEDCIVFEDAPAGVQSGVASKAQVLAILSHYGLAELGVTHGVDCLAKADVGASDIEGEFVLHY is encoded by the coding sequence ATGACAACCACTCTACGCTTTAAAGCTGGCCTATTTGATTTAGACGGCACACTTATTGATTCAATGGGCGCAGTGAAACGTTCTTGGACGTTACTGGCTAAGCGCAATGGCTTAGATGCCGAGCATGTTATGTCGGTGATCCACGGGCGACCTGCACGGGAATCGTTATCACTCCTGATGCCGGATAAAGACGAGGCATATCTTGATAGTGAGATGGCGTGGTTAGAAGATCTTGAATCGCGTGATACCGAAGGAACCGTTGCACTTGATGGTTCTGTGGCGTTTTTAGAACAGCTGAATGCGCTGGGTGTACCATGGGGCATTGTGACCTCCGGTACGTATCCTGTGGCATCGGCACGTATTCGTGCGGCAGGAATCCCTATGCCGGAGCTGCTGATTACTGCGGAAAAAATCACCTGTGGGAAACCAGACCCAGAACCCTATTTACTAGGGGCAAGCAGCTTGGGTATTGCGATAGAAGATTGCATCGTATTTGAAGATGCACCCGCTGGTGTGCAATCTGGCGTGGCCTCTAAAGCGCAAGTATTGGCGATATTAAGTCACTATGGATTAGCGGAATTAGGTGTTACTCATGGCGTTGATTGTTTGGCAAAAGCAGACGTTGGCGCAAGTGATATTGAAGGGGAATTCGTTCTTCATTATTGA
- a CDS encoding LysE family translocator gives MTFTTWLSLFAVALLGAMSPGPSLAMVVKHTLAGGRSNGLCTAWAHACGIAMYAFITMIGLAVVLHNMPVVFDAISYAGALYLAYLGVMALRSKGGVAARMESGERVSNLQSAKEGILISVLNPKITLFFIALFSQFVSIGHTVGAKATIVMTPFIVDGMWYTLIVLLLSNAAVLDRLRAKAAWIDRVSGCVLLALALRVVVSI, from the coding sequence ATGACATTTACTACTTGGTTATCTCTTTTTGCTGTTGCCCTGTTAGGGGCGATGTCTCCTGGGCCTAGTTTAGCAATGGTGGTGAAACACACCTTAGCGGGTGGGCGATCAAATGGGTTGTGTACCGCATGGGCGCATGCGTGTGGTATCGCGATGTACGCCTTTATTACCATGATTGGTTTGGCAGTGGTTCTTCACAATATGCCCGTGGTATTTGATGCCATTAGTTATGCTGGTGCGCTCTATCTTGCGTATCTTGGTGTGATGGCGCTGCGCTCAAAAGGCGGCGTTGCGGCGCGGATGGAAAGTGGTGAGCGAGTTAGTAATTTGCAGTCTGCGAAAGAAGGCATTTTGATTTCAGTGCTGAACCCGAAAATCACCCTGTTTTTTATTGCGCTGTTTAGCCAATTTGTCAGCATCGGCCATACAGTTGGCGCAAAAGCGACCATTGTCATGACACCATTTATCGTCGATGGCATGTGGTATACGTTAATCGTCTTGTTACTTTCAAACGCCGCGGTGTTGGATAGGCTAAGAGCGAAAGCAGCATGGATTGACCGAGTCTCCGGGTGTGTGCTGTTAGCACTTGCTCTACGCGTGGTGGTCAGCATCTAA
- the hcp gene encoding hydroxylamine reductase, which yields MFCIQCEQTVQTPTGKGCSYTRGVCGKTAEVSDLQDVLVYSLQGVSYWADQARLLGLTTEQVDHWAPQAFFATLTNVNFDPLRIMELAAEAEHFKQTLASLVKSAAMTQDVELTHIPLAATMVLPTDYDELLEFAPQAAVNRGKDKVHEDVIGLRLLCLYGLKGAAAYLEHARVLGQTNAEVYGQYHELMAWLAAEPEDLGALLDTSMQIGLMNYRIMQMLDEGETTTFGHPEPTQVNVKPVKGKCILVSGHDLHDLEKILQQTEGKGINVYTNGEMLPAHAYPQLKKYPHLVGNYGSAWQNQQKEFANFPGAIVMTSNCLLNPEVGQYADRIFTRSIVGWPGVAHIEGDDFSAAIECALALPGFQYDEIEHWITVGFGRNALMAAAPAVIDQIKQGNISHFFLVGGCDGYRPERHYYTDFVEQAPKDSLILTLACGKYRFNTKDLGDINGIPRLLDVGQCNDAYSAIQLALALSNEFDCGVNDLPLTLVLSWFEQKAIVILLTLFALGIKGIYAGPTVPPFLTDNLLAIIQEKFDLRAISTPEQDLNTILAA from the coding sequence ATGTTTTGTATCCAATGTGAACAAACCGTCCAAACCCCAACTGGCAAAGGGTGTTCATACACACGTGGTGTGTGTGGGAAAACCGCAGAAGTATCGGATTTGCAAGATGTCTTAGTGTATTCCTTACAAGGGGTTTCCTACTGGGCGGATCAAGCACGCTTGTTAGGTTTAACGACAGAACAAGTCGACCATTGGGCACCACAAGCGTTTTTCGCGACACTGACAAACGTGAACTTTGATCCTTTGCGCATTATGGAACTCGCAGCTGAGGCAGAGCACTTTAAACAAACGTTGGCCTCGTTGGTAAAAAGTGCAGCGATGACCCAAGACGTAGAGCTTACTCATATTCCGCTAGCCGCAACCATGGTATTACCGACCGACTATGACGAGCTTCTTGAGTTTGCGCCTCAAGCGGCAGTGAACCGAGGCAAAGATAAGGTGCACGAAGATGTGATTGGCCTACGTTTGCTGTGTTTATACGGTCTAAAAGGTGCGGCGGCTTATCTGGAACACGCACGAGTATTAGGCCAAACCAACGCTGAGGTGTACGGTCAATATCACGAGCTTATGGCATGGCTTGCCGCAGAGCCTGAAGATCTTGGCGCTCTGTTAGATACGTCAATGCAAATTGGCTTAATGAACTATCGCATCATGCAGATGCTCGATGAAGGCGAAACCACAACCTTTGGTCACCCTGAACCGACCCAAGTGAATGTAAAACCGGTTAAAGGCAAATGCATTTTGGTGTCAGGTCATGACCTGCATGATCTAGAGAAGATCCTACAGCAGACGGAAGGCAAAGGCATCAATGTGTATACCAATGGTGAAATGCTGCCTGCACATGCGTATCCACAATTGAAAAAATACCCTCATTTAGTGGGTAACTACGGTAGTGCATGGCAAAACCAGCAAAAAGAGTTCGCCAATTTCCCGGGGGCGATTGTCATGACATCTAACTGTCTGCTTAACCCAGAAGTTGGCCAGTACGCGGATCGCATTTTTACCCGTTCTATTGTGGGATGGCCGGGTGTTGCGCATATAGAAGGGGATGATTTTTCTGCTGCTATTGAATGCGCGCTGGCTTTGCCGGGGTTCCAATACGATGAAATTGAACATTGGATTACAGTTGGCTTTGGTCGTAACGCGTTGATGGCTGCCGCTCCTGCGGTGATTGACCAAATCAAACAAGGCAATATCAGTCACTTCTTCCTTGTAGGGGGATGTGATGGCTATCGTCCAGAGCGTCACTACTACACCGATTTTGTCGAACAAGCACCAAAAGACAGCCTAATTTTAACCTTGGCGTGTGGCAAATACCGCTTTAATACCAAAGATCTTGGTGACATTAATGGTATTCCACGTCTGCTCGATGTGGGCCAATGTAATGATGCGTATTCTGCCATTCAGCTTGCCTTGGCACTGAGTAATGAATTTGATTGTGGCGTAAACGACCTACCGTTGACATTAGTGTTGTCTTGGTTTGAACAAAAAGCGATTGTGATTCTGCTAACCTTATTTGCATTGGGCATTAAGGGCATTTACGCAGGGCCGACTGTGCCACCATTCCTAACGGATAATTTGCTGGCGATCATTCAAGAGAAGTTTGATTTGCGTGCGATCAGCACACCAGAGCAAGACCTCAATACCATCCTTGCTGCGTAA
- a CDS encoding LytS/YhcK type 5TM receptor domain-containing protein, protein MMLLAVFERAALMLMTLFLLTRTHLFQSIVIKRHRRPFETAIVSGLFIFFAVFSTYTGLNVSGSLVNVRIIAILSGGILFGPWVGIPAGLVSGVHRYLIDMNGPTSQACLITSIMAGLLATWIHARCPKGQYAKWGIAAGMFCEAITMALILLLNDDVALAQSIVREIAMPMIIGAVCIGLIIILVQDLDEEKDKVAALQAKLALNIANKTLPHFRKADRDSLTKVCAIIRKETEADAVAITDTQDVKAYVGIGQENFLDAHHKISYMTQQAVNLGKQIISNDLNVHDFHSLLIIPLWENGQVTGTLKIFYCQPHRIRQALREMAIGLSQLISTQIEVSKIDQLKTMASKAEFSALQNKINPHFLFNALNAISTLVRIQPDKARQLIANLADFLRFNLEKGDDLIDIQEELQQVRDYVAIEQARFGNKLEVIFDVDPIHFAIPPLLIQPLVENAIQHGVVPLGAPAQVTISVKRDGERAQVMIKDSGVGIRQEVINKVYKGTMDSHRIGLVNVHQRVALLYGQGLTIERLNPGTEISFYVNNIG, encoded by the coding sequence ATGATGTTGCTAGCGGTGTTTGAACGAGCAGCCCTAATGCTCATGACACTGTTTTTGCTAACACGTACTCATCTATTCCAATCCATTGTTATTAAACGTCACCGTCGCCCTTTTGAAACCGCCATTGTGTCTGGGTTGTTTATCTTTTTTGCGGTGTTTAGTACTTACACTGGGTTGAATGTGTCTGGTTCCCTGGTCAATGTGCGCATTATCGCGATATTGTCTGGCGGCATTCTCTTTGGCCCTTGGGTTGGTATTCCCGCTGGTTTAGTATCTGGCGTGCACCGCTACTTAATTGATATGAACGGCCCAACCTCGCAAGCCTGTTTAATCACCAGTATCATGGCCGGTCTTTTAGCAACGTGGATTCACGCTCGTTGTCCTAAGGGGCAGTACGCTAAGTGGGGGATTGCTGCCGGGATGTTCTGTGAAGCGATCACCATGGCGCTTATCTTGCTGCTAAATGATGACGTTGCACTGGCACAATCCATCGTGCGCGAAATCGCAATGCCGATGATCATTGGCGCGGTGTGTATTGGTCTTATTATTATCTTGGTTCAAGATCTCGATGAAGAAAAAGATAAAGTGGCAGCGCTGCAAGCGAAATTGGCGCTTAACATTGCGAATAAAACCTTACCGCATTTTCGTAAAGCCGATCGCGACTCGCTAACCAAAGTGTGTGCGATTATTCGCAAAGAAACTGAGGCAGATGCGGTGGCGATTACCGACACCCAAGATGTTAAAGCTTATGTAGGTATCGGTCAGGAGAATTTCCTCGATGCCCACCACAAAATCAGTTACATGACGCAGCAAGCGGTGAACTTGGGAAAACAGATCATCAGTAACGATTTGAATGTGCATGATTTCCACTCATTGCTGATCATTCCTTTATGGGAAAATGGCCAAGTTACGGGCACGCTGAAAATTTTCTATTGTCAGCCACACCGTATTCGCCAAGCGTTAAGGGAAATGGCGATTGGTTTATCACAACTGATTTCAACACAAATCGAAGTGTCCAAAATCGACCAGCTTAAAACCATGGCGAGTAAAGCTGAATTCTCAGCATTACAAAATAAAATTAACCCGCATTTTTTGTTTAATGCGCTAAATGCTATTTCGACGCTGGTGCGAATTCAGCCCGATAAAGCGCGTCAGTTGATTGCTAACTTGGCGGACTTTTTGCGCTTTAATTTGGAAAAGGGCGACGATTTAATTGATATCCAAGAAGAGCTGCAACAGGTGCGAGACTATGTTGCGATAGAGCAAGCGCGGTTTGGTAACAAACTGGAAGTGATCTTTGATGTGGATCCCATCCATTTTGCGATTCCGCCATTATTGATTCAACCGCTGGTGGAGAATGCGATTCAGCACGGAGTCGTGCCGCTGGGGGCTCCCGCGCAAGTGACCATTTCGGTCAAACGAGACGGCGAGCGTGCTCAAGTGATGATTAAAGACTCTGGTGTGGGTATTCGCCAAGAAGTGATCAATAAAGTCTACAAAGGCACCATGGATAGCCATCGTATCGGATTGGTGAATGTTCACCAACGCGTGGCTTTACTTTATGGGCAAGGGTTGACGATTGAGCGCCTGAATCCTGGTACAGAAATTTCTTTTTACGTTAATAACATCGGGTAA